The sequence GGCTAATTAAAACCCAGATTGCTTTTCTCACAGGAAGCTGTTTCCCAATAGCCTGTGTAGTCAGCAGGTAGAATATTAGCTTGCCTGGTTTAATCCTGCAGTCTTACTCTTTTGCTTGTTTCTGAATATAACTACACTTGTCACGACAATGCCATAGAGctattttcatattctttcagTGGTCTTGAGAAGACACAGTTTCCATGTAAATACTACTCTTCCAAATTCCGCTGCTACAAATGCTACCTTGGACCTACAGATGGAAGGTGAAAGTTGGCAATGACAGAAAGGCAGTAAACAAGAGTGATAATGCAGCCATTGCCTTCTGAAACTTTCCTTGCTGATATAAGACAGCTTCCATCCTACAAGTTTTGAAATTGTCATGGCTAGCAGGTAGCAAACATGTTTTTGTCACAGAAACTCAACTTCTAAAGTCAGAGAGCTGCTACACTGAGAAAGATGATGTTGTGTCAAAGCTAGTTCCATGAAACGTGGCGAGCCTATTTAACAGTTCTTTTTTTGATGAATTGAGGAAGTCCCGCTCCCACGATCTGCTTGCACTCACTGGACCCTCTGAGATGACTTAAATTTATTAACTTGGTAAAAGACTAACCGGGGGTGGGGGACGGGGGACAGGGGGAATCCACCCAcatcttttttgttgcttttagtCATCTCCAGTAAATGCCGTAACAAGGACAAAGGACATGGCTGTACAACAGGGAGTTGGAGGGGTGAGATCTTCGAGCAGCAGTGAGCTGTTAACTCAGCTGCTCAGGGAATCACAGTcttaaccttttcctttttttaattattaccgCACTTTTCCAATCAAGGTTTTAAATCCACTTCCAAATATGGTTTAAGAtaaatgaaatgagaaatttgGACACATGTCAAACCATCAGCATCACTCATCAGCACAGTAGTCTCAAATGTAACAATCAGATGTTTTACCAGGTATTTTTAAACATCACTTCAAATTTACTGAGTGGAAATTTAAATTTACTGTGAAGCGGAACTGGCAAGTGAATGACTAATGCTAGGTTTAGATAGTCAATAGAATGGAAACATTTATGCAAATATATTAGCAAGAGAGTGACCAGGGAAAAAGATCTTTGttaatatttgcaaaagaaattccttctgctttttcccccattttttctCACTGTATTAATATTTCCAGATAATCACTGCCCTTGcaggtatattttaaaatattcaaattttttaACCCCTTACTCCTAGAAGAGAGAATTTCATTGCAGGATAGTTGTGTCACGATAGTGATTATATTTTGATCTCTACTTCAAACAGCTGACTGCCTTTCAGAATCATTCCTTTGGCACAGGTAACATTAAATCTGTACTACCctgtttaaaataattcacaATTATGCTTGACAACAAAGCATAAAATGGGTATCATTAAATTTTATTGTACAAAACTGACAAGATATGGCATTccttagaattttaaaataaaaaacaacaaaccagaacTAATGTCCCTGGAACAACTTTGTAAATGGAACAATTAATACAAAACCTTTAGTCCAATGATATTTACCTGCAAGACCATCTTTAGACATGAcagatagaattaaaaaaatattccatcaGTTCAAGCAATAGTTTAATTTTCCATGAAATAAGTATTTCTATAAACACTTTATGTTCAGtcaaaacaaatgcttttgaATCTTCTTACCTTAAGAGATATAAAACAACCAGACAGGTTTGGGAATCATCAGAGAAGTCTACCCCACGGGAAAGTCTTGGGTTTGTATGCCacttgaaaatgtttgtttttataaaaataagtaataccAACATAGCATTTTCTAGCCAAATACTTCTAGCAAACGGATCATGCTTCTGTGATGTTTTATTCATCAGTGCAGCACAAGccttttgggttgtttttttttcatttctgtgtcaAATTCTGAATTGGAACAGAGACCCAGGGAAAggttttaattccttttattcaTAAAACCTACCCTTTATTGCACAGGATTTACAAAAGGTCAAAACTATGCAAGGTCTTCACTCTGCTTCTCAGCAAATAAATCTCAGCAAATAAATGTTGAACAGTTCTCCCTTTATTCCAGTGGAAGGAATTATTTCTTGGAATTCTTAgtataaacatgaaataaaaaagggaacTAGATAACTTCATGTTAAATTCCAGTTCAGCTGTAAAGAGCCTTTAAACAACAGTGCTACAAAGAACTGCACTACTtgcatttctgaattaaaaacaatcaaaacTACTAAATTATCAGGGAAGTTCATAAACAATTGTGCCAAGAGAGCACATGACTATCTCTGCTATGGCCTAAGCTTTACAAAAAGTGCTTCTCTGCAGGACGCAGTCACTGCGGTAAACTTCTGAGATGGTCCCAGGGCGTAAGCTATCCTAGACACCCGCACACACACTAGTACTTACTACACTGTGCTTTCTACGAAGAGATTATGCTTCAGTACTTTACATTTtccattctctctcttcctctagaagaagaaaaaaacttctaTGCAAGATAAAAATAACTTTGAGCAATTAGTCATGTATTAAAGACCTAgttttgaagtatttatttaaCATCTAGTCATATAAAATAAAGTGTAAAAGTATGAAGGTATCAGAACGTGGCTTTCAGCAAGGCAGTTTGGGAAGTAAGAAATCAACAtaaaacaggaattattttttttcccctttggaaaGGGTCACATCAGAATGAATGAAAAACACCGAAGAATTTCACTTCAAGCCTGCACTCCTGCCTTTTGTCCTTTCCCCAAGAGGAGAGAGCCCTGGAAGGATCCTCCAGGGTTTCAGGTGTGTTGTTCTTTGTGCTCTTGTGTCGGGGCTAGCTGGAACTATGTACTTCCCTCTCTGGGTGGCAGGGGCTGCTGAGGCTGCTGCACAGGCTGCGTGCCTGCGGCCGTTTTGATAGAGTTCAGGGTTTTGCTAAACCAAGAGTTTTTGGCAGCTTGGATTTCATTCATAAGGGCTCCTCTCTGGTGCTCCAGCTCCTACGAAAGCAGAATAGTCAGAAGTAATGAAAAACCCGTTAATTAACCAAAAAGCATCCTCAAACTCAGTTCCTACAATCCAGCACATTTCTTGCAACCTCCCAGGCACTGGGGAGAGAAGACACACTGAcactgcagaaacagcagaagatATTTAGATGTACAaacctctcttctttttttttcaaagacagaaaatcatTCTAGAGGTTCACAGATACAGAGCAGTACAGGCATATGCTCTCTTTTGGAAAAAATTTTGGCATgattcagaattattttgaaCTGAGCACAGCGAAGTTGCAAAGACTGCCCTGCTGCACTTGGCTTCCACGTACCTGAATTTTGCATTTGGCTTCCACAAGCTGCAGTTTGGTCTGTGCAAGTTCCAGCTCCAtctctctcagctgcttcttcagtgCATCCTTCTCATCATCTGTTTCTATGCCTTTATTCTCCGTGCTTACAGCAGGCAGCTTCAGTGTCCCCTCCTTACTGAAAATCTCACTGCAGTGTTTGCAGGCCATCACTTTACCCTGAAATACCCAAAAAGCTCAGTTTTAATCCATGTTACAGGGCTTCCTGAAGAGCCATTTTTATGTTGGACTGCCTTTTGGTCAGTAATGTCCAACTGTCTAGTACTGCAGTTTTCCTATTTGACATGAAAAGAATTTGAGAGGTTCATGAACAATTTCCAGGGGACATTAACCAGTATAAAAATTCCTAACACCTACTTAGCATGCTCTAAGCACAGAGCCTCAAACTGTCTTGCTAACAGAGCTCTGTAATATTTCGCAGTCTTCATGCCAGCACAATTCAGAAGAGTAAATTACACTCTAGGGACTTTTTGTCTTCCATAAAAGCACTCGATTGAATTAATACAGATTGTGATATTTTAAAGAATGCCAGGTAGCTCTTCCCTATTTCCAGCAGCAAGCGAGCAGCCTGTGCTCACTGCAGGGGCCAGTGCTGTCCTGTGGGTGCCTGTTTAGTGTCGTAAGGGACAGCCCTTTTTGCCAGTGATGCCTGACAGCTGTAAGGTTCTTGTGCTACCTGGAGGGGTGAACTCACTGCTGAAGATGTAGCACAGCTGGCCTGGCTCTCACTAACTAGAACGGGATATTGAACCATTTCAGCAGATTATAGGAACATCAATCCTAGAATTATGTTTTATCAATACCATAAAAAAGTCACTAAGAACCAACAAATCGAGTTCAGCTTGAGCACTACAAGCTTCTAGTTGCCGAAATAACTAGAACCTATAGCAGAGGGAAAACAATTCTGCCTACACAGTAGTGACAAAACAGAGGGATGGAATTATTAATACCTCATCAGGAAACATTTACCCCTAGTGCAGAGGTTCCTGGTAAGGGGGGTtagagaagagagaagaacagCTAGGGTAATTCTGGGGTTGGGCCACGCTGTGCCAAGTACTTAAACTGCTTAAATTATGGAAACCCAAATACAGACACTGTCCAATTCAGATAGTTCTGACCCCTCCACTGTGCACACTGGAGAAGCAACAGATTGTCTCTTCTAGAGACACTTTTTCCCCCCCCGATTTAATTAAAACATCAAACTAAATACCCACGTCTCTACATTTTTTGCCAAAAGGAGACACTTCGAcgggaaaaagaaaagccaagtaCTGTATGCACTTCAGTTTGAGAGTTCCACTTTGTCCGATATAAGATAAAGGACCACGAAAGGAAATAAACCCTTTCCTTGTTTATATCTGATGAAAAATGCACGTGGGGCTGTCAGTGCAGCTGGGTGGACACCGCTGTTCTTGCATTAAACTTCAGTTCACATTTTGTGCTGTATCCCTGGCATTTGGCAATATTTGCGATACAAACATCCCATATGTTGAGGCATCATTCTCACCTTCACAACTTCCAGCTCATCTTTACTGGCCGCTTGTTGTTTTTCCAGCCTGGTGCTCAGCTGGGAGCAAATCTGGAGCAGAAAAAGCAGTCTTTTAGCTAAATTTTACTATACTAAAATATAACCTGTGCTTTTCAACAATGATTTTTGTAAGAGCCAAATTTTCTTACATTCTGCTTCACTCAGGTCCCTGAACAAATCCACCTCTGCTGATaatgagactgaaaaaaatggCAGTATTCAATACTGAACATGGAGCCTGGAACATTTTATGGATTAATTGGTTTATAATGTTTATACTGCATTATGTCACAGAGTAAAGCAGCGTTCACCCTAAGGTACTAAAATTAGCTGAAAGACAAGTTATTTCTGATTCCCTAAATTAGGAGGCTATaaggaaaaccacagaaatatttatgaCAAAACTACAATGCTTGCTCTCTGAAAGGCTAAAATGTAGTGTATCTTATTTAAAGGATGAGATCTACAACTCTGAATATTCAGCTCTCAGAAGAAATTTCCTCTTGAAAGAAGAAATATGAGAAAGCGTCTCTAGAGCATTACCTGTTTATACTCTGCAATAATGGCTGTGGTTTTCTTGATCTCAGATTCTGCCTTCTCTAGCTGCTTCCTGAAGACTTCCTTCAGCTAGGAATTGAAGGAGAGAAGTTACACAGTACACTGAAAGAAGTTCTCAGAATGCATCATCATATTGTTCTCTCAGAGTCTTGCTGTGTTTACAACAGTTGTACAGCTTCTTCTTACCAATTCCAGTTCTTCAGACAAGTGCCTGATTAGTAAGTGTGTACTTATTACATTTAGTTATAACCAAAAAGTCTATGCTGGGATACAGCATATCCCTGCTTAGAGAATTCTCCTGCAGGTTAATTCTTATTCTCTGCATTAAATCGTGGTACAGCGTGGTTCACAGAACACAAAACAAGAGCATTACTATTTAAGTGGGTTTTACtgattttagtttgttttttctgcaCGCTGCCACAACAGGTTTGCGCAGACagattatttgtttgtttggggatGAACAGGAAGAAGAATCTCTTGGTATTATCACTCTCATCTCcgtaacaggagaaaaaaatccgTTTTGGTCTGTGGCACTGTGTTAAAATACAGTTAACTCATTCCTCCACCATGCAGAACCACTACATTTTGAGAGCCCTTGCAGTAGGAAAAAGGCCTCCACTGCTTTATTTATAGCAAACAGAGAACTTGGCAACCTCCATTTTAGAGACACACAAAGAATTACCATTTGATTGTTGTAGTCATTGTTGTCAAATAGCAAATATAAAAACCAGGGTATCACTTCTGAAACATACTTGTGTGTGTGTAAGATTTCAGCACATTAGATACCTAGGATTAAAAAACTAAGACTGCATGTTTTGCAAACAAGTATGAGGCCAGGTCTAGATAGCAAAATTTTCCCAACCCTCAACTCTGTTCTGCCATCAGTTGTAGCTTTGGACAGGAATGTTCTCAGCTTGATTTCAGTGAACCAGCAGCTGAATCCAGAATGGCCTCTTAGAAGGCAACAACTCTTCCAGCTCCTTGTTTAGATAATGAAAAGGTCTGATCACGTCTCCTTAGTTGCAATCGCTCACCACCAGTGAAAATGATTATTACAATACTGGGAAGAGGATAAGGTATGGAAAACTGAACACTCAGAGCTCAAGtacaggaaaacactgaaaaacatacttaaaaaaaaattaccctggCAGTGTAAATTTTCAATTGGGActgcattttaaagacaaaatccTTTCCACAACTGCAGCACATTCATGCTTTTCTGCATATTGTTTTGCTTGCATTTCCTTGCTAAATGGGAAAAGCTGGAGAATGCCTTACCTGAGCTGTTTCCTCTTCCTGCTTCCGTTTCTCCTCCTCAGTCTCCACTAGCTTCTGTTTGGTCAGGAGAAGTTCCTTGTTCAAAACATCCGCTTTGTCTTCAGCCTAGAATTAGAAATGCTGGTGTAAACCAGATGTTATCTGTGACAGTACAAATGTATTGGTATATACATCTTGGAAATACTTTAGATTCAGGTTCTAGCATCACCTTTTCCTGCCCTCTGATGGCTCACCTAACCTATTTTTTATAGGAAATTCCCTTTTCAAGTAGCTATTTTCTAAGTTATTTCATTGTGTTTCAACAACTGTGCAAAAGGACCCTTTTGCCAAATGTCTACCTATATCCAGATGGCAAGTAAGCATAGATACTATGTCCTAATACAAACAGTGATGTCTAGAATATTTTGTTGGGAACAACATTAATCTAAGCAAGAGCAGCATGATTTAGCTCCTGTGTAACTTCAGATAACTCATTCCATTTTTGTATCTGTAAGTGGGGAAACCAGATTATTGTAGAAAACATGACGTGCCTGCACTGTACCTTACAAAGTGTCTGGGCAAAGAGAAGTATAAAAGAGACAAACCAGGTAAAATGCTTTGTTTATCAGTGCAAGTGAGTATTACCTGGAGAAACTTGACACTGTGTGTACTGGAGAATGTTCTCCTTTCTTTGAAGGGCTGAGCTTATCGTGAAACATCCTGGGAATGCTTTTTTTTGTGAGCATTGTTCTCACCGACCACCAGGAGTGAAATGTGTTTCTCCCCATGTGGCTGTATCCTGTTGACCTCCCCAGCTGGGAGATAGATACACACTGCATCCCACCACTCCTGTTCAGCAACTAGGTGCTGGAACTGGCAAGAGTTGTGGTCAAATAATACTTAGTTTgctgaaaatacaaaaatggcATTGTAAACAGCAATGCAAACAATTACAGAACTTGTCTCTGAGTTGCAGTTTGGTTTTCCACCACTGCTAGTGGTATTAGCTTATCTATCTGCCACAGTTATAATTATTAATGAGGGTGATTAATGGTGATTGTGGGTAGCAGAAGCAGCTCCACCAGGGCCACGACTGAAGAGACAGACTGAGGATTCCTGCATTGCTTGGTGTGTATAGGGCTGTatgggagaaaggaaaacaagccGTTGAAGAACAGAAAATTGGTAAGATTAACACCTTAGAACAAAAGAACTTGGGGATTACAAGGCTATTTTTGACCTGGTTAAGATATGCTTTGAAGAAACTGCAAATCTTTCCTCCTTTTATGTGTTGTTCCAGGTACTCCAAGCACCTGCAGTGGTGTACTGTACCAGCCCTCCTCGCAGACAAGGAGCGTAGCAGcacaaagcttttctttctgtgccaGTGAACTGAGGCAGGGTGTGGGAAAACTTCATGGAGCCACTCTTATCTACAGAAAGACTGCTAACATAAAATGCAG comes from Athene noctua chromosome 5, bAthNoc1.hap1.1, whole genome shotgun sequence and encodes:
- the RABGAP1L gene encoding rab GTPase-activating protein 1-like isoform X12, producing the protein MVESSIWSVTLQERENRRLQEASMRLEQENDDLAHELVTSKIALRNDLDQAEDKADVLNKELLLTKQKLVETEEEKRKQEEETAQLKEVFRKQLEKAESEIKKTTAIIAEYKQICSQLSTRLEKQQAASKDELEVVKGKVMACKHCSEIFSKEGTLKLPAVSTENKGIETDDEKDALKKQLREMELELAQTKLQLVEAKCKIQELEHQRGALMNEIQAAKNSWFSKTLNSIKTAAGTQPVQQPQQPLPPREGST
- the RABGAP1L gene encoding rab GTPase-activating protein 1-like isoform X9; amino-acid sequence: MMEEISIMVAYDAHVFSQLYDEDFLANLVAVSKPKSVVPTKKLKKYEREYQTMRESQLQQEDPMDRYKRENRRLQEASMRLEQENDDLAHELVTSKIALRNDLDQAEDKADVLNKELLLTKQKLVETEEEKRKQEEETAQLKEVFRKQLEKAESEIKKTTAIIAEYKQICSQLSTRLEKQQAASKDELEVVKGKVMACKHCSEIFSKEGTLKLPAVSTENKGIETDDEKDALKKQLREMELELAQTKLQLVEAKCKIQELEHQRGALMNEIQAAKNSWFSKTLNSIKTAAGTQPVQQPQQPLPPREGST
- the RABGAP1L gene encoding rab GTPase-activating protein 1-like isoform X11; amino-acid sequence: MMEEISIMVAYDAHVFSQLYDEDFLANLVAVSKPKSVVPTKKLKKYEREYQTMRESQLQQEDPMDRYKRENRRLQEASMRLEQENDDLAHELVTSKIALRNDLDQAEDKADVLNKELLLTKQKLVETEEEKRKQEEETAQLKEVFRKQLEKAESEIKKTTAIIAEYKQICSQLSTRLEKQQAASKDELEVVKELEHQRGALMNEIQAAKNSWFSKTLNSIKTAAGTQPVQQPQQPLPPREGST
- the RABGAP1L gene encoding rab GTPase-activating protein 1-like isoform X8, producing the protein MEEGVPCKTPAAKLTPPVKKSQDMHDERSKLVNEYACRVLELLGMGHRLFVPRLLATSKEDLLQADFEGALKFFRVQLPKRYRAEENARRLMEQACNIKVPTKKLKKYEREYQTMRESQLQQEDPMDRYKRENRRLQEASMRLEQENDDLAHELVTSKIALRNDLDQAEDKADVLNKELLLTKQKLVETEEEKRKQEEETAQLKEVFRKQLEKAESEIKKTTAIIAEYKQICSQLSTRLEKQQAASKDELEVVKGKVMACKHCSEIFSKEGTLKLPAVSTENKGIETDDEKDALKKQLREMELELAQTKLQLVEAKCKIQELEHQRGALMNEIQAAKNSWFSKTLNSIKTAAGTQPVQQPQQPLPPREGST